In Sphaeramia orbicularis chromosome 10, fSphaOr1.1, whole genome shotgun sequence, the following proteins share a genomic window:
- the c1qtnf2 gene encoding complement C1q tumor necrosis factor-related protein 2 has translation MPMGHNFSTVIIMLQICLMFSLLSVVLSQSTFNTTKKDRHITVQSSQLVCSLPGPSGPAGNPGAPGSPGAMGPMGPPGKDGPDGKDGEKGQRGDRGDAGRTGNQGKPGVKGREGVIGKAGPRGLKGPRGTPGLAGKQGPKGEVGDMGEQGAPGGCNCGSTARSAFSVAMTKSYPKERMPIRFSRILLNEGNHYNATSGKFVCAIPGVYYFTYDITLANKHLAIGLVHNGQYKIKTFDANTGNHDVASGSTVLQLQQSDQVWLQIFYSEQNGLFFDPFWTDSTFTGFLIYADQEFLNEADRKANAKGDS, from the exons ATGCCCATGGGTCATAATTTTTCAACTG TGATCATCATGCTCCAGATATGTTTGATGTTCTCTTTGCTGTCAGTTGTCCTCTCCCAGTCAACATTTAATACAACCAAGAAAGATCGCCATATCACTGTCCAGTCCTCCCAGCTGGTCTGCAGTCTGCCAGGTCCATCAGGGCCTGCAGGAAATCCTGGAGCTCCTGGATCACCAGGAGCCATGGGGCCTATGGGCCCTCCAGGAAAGGATGGACCAGATGGGAAGGATGGAGAGAAGGGACAACGAGGAGACAGAG GTGATGCAGGGAGGACTGGAAATCAAGGTAAGCCAGGAGTGAAAGGCCGTGAAGGTGTTATTGGTAAGGCTGGACCTCGAGGACTAAAGGGGCCACGTGGAACCCCTGGACTAGCTGGAAAACAGGGACCAAAAGGAGAGGTAGGTGACATGGGGGAGCAAGGAGCTCCAGGAGGCTGCAACTGTGGCAGCACTGCCCGCTCAGCCTTTTCTGTGGCAATGACCAAAAGCTATCCCAAGGAGCGAATGCCCATCCGCTTCAGCCGAATCCTGCTGAATGAGGGGAATCATTACAATGCCACCAGTGGAAAGTTTGTCTGTGCTATTCCTGGAGTCTATTATTTCACCTATGATATCACACTAGCAAACAAGCACCTGGCCATTGGGCTGGTTCACAACGGACAGTACAAGATCAAGACATTTGATGCAAATACAGGAAACCATGACGTGGCATCTGGTTCTACTGTTCTCCAGCTGCAGCAGTCTGACCAGGTGTGGCTGCAAATCTTTTACTCTGAGCAAAATGGACTTTTCTTTGACCCTTTCTGGACGGACAGCACTTTCACTGGGTTCCTTATATATGCTGACCAGGAATTTCTCAATGAGGCTGACAGAAAGGCCAACGCTAAAGGGGACAGTTAA
- the slu7 gene encoding pre-mRNA-splicing factor SLU7, which translates to MNNEQATEQTSASSEGIVGLDEPKKMTREDWRKKKELEEQRKLGNAPAEVDEEGKDINPHIPQYISSVPWYIDPSKRPTLKHQRPQPENQRQYSAIGDWYKRGVQETGVATKFRKGACENCGAITHKKKDCMERPRKVGAKYTGTGIAPDEHSQIQLSMDYDGKRDRWNGYDPEEHQRIVEEYAKVDLAKRTLKAQKLQDELASGKLDQTEREHDSEDEDEDKYADDIDMPGQNFDSKRRITVRNLRIREDTAKYLRNLDPNSAYYDPKTRAMRENPYANTGMNPDEVGYAGDNFARYSGDTITMAQTQLFAWEAYDRGSEVHLQADPTKLELLHRSFKVKKEDFKEEQRESILDKYGGQEHLDAPPRELLLAQTEDYVEYSRHGAVLKGLDKAVARSKYEEDVLINNHTCIWGSYWKDGFWGYKCCHSMVKQSYCTGEAGIKVNNSDCTPFEEGLNEPQEEEEPKSLLEMHRDKMMQEKKKKKKKKNKKNKKHGSDSSDSEDEEKKREKLKKALEAEDKRVKQVEAMMQLDERKRPYHSLQEVKAPTEEEMEAFRMKRSRPDDPMASFLGQ; encoded by the exons ATGAACAACGAACAAGCGACCGAACAAACCAGCGCGAGTTCGGAGGGCATCGTGGGCCTGGACGAGCCCAAGAAGATGACCAGGGAGGactggaggaagaagaaggagctGGAGGAGCAGAGGAAGCTGGGAAATGCTCCTGCTGAGGTGGACGAAGAGGGAAA GGACATAAACCCTCACATCCCACAATATATTTCATCAGTACCATGGTACATTGACCCATCCAAAAGACCAACACTAAAACATCAGAGGCCACAGCCTGAAAACCAGAGACAATACTCTGCCATCGGTGACTGGTATAAGAGAGGAGTGCAAGAG ACCGGTGTTGCTACTAAATTCCGTAAGGGAGCTTGTGAAAACTGTGGCGCTATAACACACAAGAAGAAAGACTGCATGGAG CGACCAAGAAAAGTTGGGGCTAAGTACACAGGCACAGGCATAGCTCCTGATGAACACTCTCAGATCCAACTTTCAATGGACTATGATGGGAAGCGTGATCGCTGGAATGGGTATGACCCTGAAGAACATCAGCGCATTGTGGAAGAGTATGCCAAAGTAGACCTG GCCAAACGTACACTTAAGGCACAGAAGCTTCAAGATGAATTGGCCTCAGGAAAACTGGATCAAACT GAGCGGGAACATGAtagtgaagatgaggatgaagataagTATGCTGATGACATTGACATGCCGGGTCAGAACTTCGACTCAAAGAGACGAATCACTGTCAGGAATCTGCGTATCAGAGAAGACACAGCTAAA TACCTGAGGAATCTGGATCCAAATTCTGCATATTATGACCCAAAGACTCGTGCTATGAGAGAGAATCCATACGCCAACACTGGCATGAACCCAGACGA AGTTGGATATGCTGGAGACAACTTTGCCCGCTACAGTGGAGACACAATCACTATGGCTCAAACACAGT TGTTTGCCTGGGAGGCCTATGATAGAGGCTCTGAAGTTCATCTGCAGGCCGATCCCACCAAGCTTGAGCTGCTGCACCGGTCTTTCAAGGTCAAGAAGGAGGACTTTAAAGAGGAACAGAGGGAGAGCATTCTTGACAAG TATGGAGGTCAAGAGCACCTGGATGCACCGCCAAGGGAGCTGCTGTTGGCTCAGACTGAGGACTATGTGGAGTACTCTCGTCATGGTGCTGTGCTGAAGGGACTTGACAAGGCAGTGGCTCGCTCCAAGTACGAGGAGGATGTGCTCATCAACAATCATACT TGTATTTGGGGCTCCTACTGGAAAGATGGTTTCTGGGGATACAAGTGCTGTCACTCCATGGTCAAACAGAGCTACTGCACAGGAGAGGCTGGAATTAAAGTA AACAACTCGGACTGTACCCCATTTGAAGAGGGATTGAATGAGCCCCAGGAAGAGGAAGAACCAAAGTCTCTGCTAGAA ATGCATCGAGATAAGATGatgcaggagaagaaaaagaagaagaagaagaagaacaaaaagaacaagaagcaTGGATCTGACAGCAGTGATTcagaagatgaagaaaagaagagagagaaatTAAAAAAG GCCCTTGAAGCAGAAGATAAGCGAGTAAAGCAGGTAGAGGCGATGATGCAGCTGGACGAGAGAAAGAGGCCATACCACAGCCTGCAGGAAGTGAAGGCCCCCACAGAAGAGGAGATGGAGGCCTTCCGCATGAAACGCAGCCGACCAGATGATCCCATGGCATCCTTCCTGGGACAGTGA
- the LOC115426837 gene encoding LOW QUALITY PROTEIN: histone-lysine N-methyltransferase, H3 lysine-36 and H4 lysine-20 specific-like (The sequence of the model RefSeq protein was modified relative to this genomic sequence to represent the inferred CDS: deleted 4 bases in 3 codons), translating to MNMRGTSIQGNHLHCAAQSAMTMSLRHHQFNCLLLQTMMMWSLLRTLQDVSRNGFSSHSPESLEAVSPIPNGYLHLRSTLFDSSCSKEEDEAGEHSSSEDLMPFHHSPKLTRDQSVDSKTTCSSGMDKTTYKPTVFNLMSKTISELNPTLSPSALPEITMRDGWSMGEESASDNELTSPVDHRLISPSGTNSNVIQQPKEKSLFLPFKYLEGDLVWAKFNRRPWWPCQITCDPKQGIHSKMKVPSPRPCRMYFLQTVGEVIESAWVPGNVVLPFEGGHQFEDLPVLRRRGKQRRKTTSHVSVTEAEHLLPGRQRNTGSIISISPNGEEHVPSPLSPEQQQDEPSFSVDLAPSSLNNMRMWNLTSSPPSSLSPMDAFQDVTELMFKSLVKEDSTDSEAKVFRPDSNYKFSTFLMLLKDMHDTREKEGKPLTLPPSPVLIKEEPLVIPTSTGGDQVKAVAMVFLSRYEWELHHEWNAELDLGPETQTDNDFSETNSTSGQSDSKRLRKPTKRLLESTEDYEQIFVSKKKSKRSTSESPKTVSVVSSEIVHHSHQGQCPSMIPYLAQLPQHPRLHQLLMNPLRLLQHWKRVYLRMRCLLYQGDLVVVPQRRRPKKKTLRERSIPSTSSATATQPSESKELKALTPNRPSSPCRSKPPKQQAEVLSVGLNDSLSSQVDGKGKVGGTTLKENVCQVCERTGDLLVCDGHCYGAFHLQCIGLSVAPKGKFLCGECRSGVHACFVCKKSGNGVKRCMIPLCGKFYHTDCIMTFSATQPHNKGFRCPLHVCLSCHITNPLNICSSKGRLARCVRCPVAYHANDNCMAAGSLVLANNGFLCPNHFTPRKGCKNHEHINVSWCFVCSEGGSLLCCEACPAAFHRECLNMEMPQGSWFCNDCKAGKRPRIKDILWVKWGRYRWWPAEVCLAKDVPNNILRMKHEVGEFPVQFFGSRDFVWTYQARVFPYMEGDTQNIEKMGKGADAVYKKALTEAAERFKELQTEREMKQLQEDRKNDKKPPPYRHIKVNRPIGKVQIITADLSEIPRCNCKAVDENPCGIDSECINRMLMYECHPQVCAAGERCQNQAFTKREYTTVEIFRTLSCGWGLRGVADIKKGAFVSEYVGEVIDEEECRARIRHAQENDICNFYMLTLDKDRIIDAGPKGNQARFMNHSCQPNCETQKWTVNGDTRVGLFALQDIPQGVELTFNYNLECLGNGKTACKCGAPNCSGFLGVRPKNQPSAEKTEAEGRKRVGMKKKTKQEVKKEREDECFSCGDGGQIVSCKKPGCPKVYHADCLNLAKRPAGRWECPWHQCDICGKEAASFCEMCPSSYCKEHREGMLFISKLDGKLSCSEHDPCGPEPLEPGEIREYVPNMTVPLNSSLVPNSRRASSSTPITCLQVVPARLEPPPRLYINTKTATSSFIPSSKSYLRDRTEEKPSSKDEREGRGGWGWRWM from the exons ATGAACATGAGAGGGACCTCCATCCAAGGCAACCACTTGCACTGTGCAGCCCAATCAGCGATGACGATGAGTTTGAGGCACCATCAGTTCAACTGCCTTCTTCTCCAGACGATGATGATGTGGAGCCTTTTGAGGACTCTGCAGGATGTGAGCAGAAATGGCTTCTCTTCTCACAGTCCTGAAAGTTTGGAG GCTGTTTCTCCCATCCCCAATGGCTACCTGCATTTGAGGTCCACGCTGTTTGACAGCAGTTGCAGTAAGGAGGAGGATGAAGCGGGGGAGCACAGTAGTAGCGAGGACCTGATGCCTTTTCACCACTCCCCAAAGTTGACTCGAGATCAATCTGTTGACTCTAAGACCACATGCAGCTCAGGGATGGATAAAACAACATACAAACCTACTGTGTTTAACCTGATGTCCAAAACCATATCTGAACTCAACCCTACTCTAAGCCCTAGTGCACTGCCTGAAATCACTATGAGAGATGGATGGAGCATGGGCGAAGAATCGGCTAGTGATAATGAACTGACCTCTCCTGTTGACCACAGGCTTATTTCTCCATCTGGCACAAACTCTAATGTGA TCCAACAGCCCAAAGAAAAAAGCCTCTTCCTGCCGTTTAAATACTTGGAAGGGGACTTGGTGTGGGCTAAGTTCAACAGAAGGCCCTGGTGGCCCTGCCAAATCACTTGTGATCCAAAGCAGGGAATCCACAGCAAGATGAAAG TGCCCAGTCCTCGTCCTTGTCGGATGTATTTCCTGCAGACTGTTGGGGAGGTCATAGAAAGCGCATGGGTCCCAGGGAACGTTGTCCTTCCTTTTGAAGGAGGCCATCAGTTTGAAGACCTTCCCGTGCTAAGACGGAGAGGAAAGCAAAGGAGGAAAACTACAAGTCACG TTAGTGTGACAGAGGCTGAGCATCTGCTCCCTGGTCGACAACGGAATACTGGAAGTATAATTTCGATATCTCCAAATGGAGAGGAGCATGTACCCAGCCCTCTGTCTCCTGAACAGCAACAGGATGAGCCCTCTTTCTCTGTGGACCTTGCACCCTCATCCCTCAATAATATG AGAATGTGGAATTTAACATCTTCTCCACCTTCATCACTGTCTCCCATGGATGCTTTTCAGGAT GTCACGGAGCTAATGTTTAAGTCTCTGGTGAAGGAGGATAGCACTGACTCAGAAGCAAAGGTATTTCGGCCTGATTCCAATTATAAATTTAGTACCTTCCTGATGCTCCTGAAAGACATGCATGACACCAGGGAAAAAGAGGGTAAGCCTCTTACTCTTCCACCGTCACCCGTCCTGATCAAAGAGGAACCCCTGGTCATTCCTACTTCCACAGGAGGTGACCAGGTGAAGGCCGTTGCGATGGTTTTCCTCTCAAGAT ATGAATGGGAACTTCACCATGAGTGGAACGCAGAACTTGATTTAGGACCTGAGACGCAGACAGACAATGACTTCTCAGAGACAAACAGCACATCTG GGCAGTCAGACAGTAAACGCCTCCGGAAACCAACTAAACGGCTTTTGGAATCCACTGAAGACTATGAACAAATATTTGTCTCAAAAAAGAAATCAAAGAGGAGCACCTCAGAATCACCCAAAACG GTATCGGTTGTCAGCAGTGAAATCGTGCATCACAGTCACCAGGGACAATGTCCTTCCATGATCCCGTACCTGGCACAGTTACCTCAGCATCCACGTCTCCACCAGCTTCTGATGAATCCACTGAGGCTACTGCAGCACTGGAAGAGAGTCTATCTCAGGATGAGGTGTCTCCTGTA CCAAGGCGACTTAGTAGTGGTACCTCAGAGGCGAAGGCCCAAgaaaaaaacactcag GGAACGGTCTATACCCAGCACATCTTCCGCTACTGCCACTCAACCCTCAGAGAGCAAAGAGCTTAAGGCTCTGACTCCAAACAGACCCTCCAGTCCCTGTAGATCAAAGCCCCCCAAGCAGCAGGCGGAG GTGCTGTCTGTCGGTTTGAATGACAGCCTGTCTTCTCAGGTAGATGGTAAAGGGAAAGTTGGCGGCACAACCTTAAAGGAGAATGTCTGTCAG GTGTGTGAGAGGACAGGAGACCTGTTGGTGTGTGATGGCCACTGCTATGGAGCCTTCCATCTTCAGTGTATTGGCCTGTCAGTGGCCCCGAAGGGAAAATTTCTATGTGGTGAATGTAGAAGTG GCGTTCACGCATGTTTTGTGTGTAAGAAGTCTGGCAATGGAGTGAAGCGCTGCATGATACCATTGTGCGGGAAGTTCTACCATACCGACTGTATAATGACCTTCTCTGCTACACAACCACATAACAAAGGCTTCCGCTGCCCTCTTCACGTGTGTCTGTCCTGCCACATCACCAACCCCCTCAACATCTGCAGCTCCAAAG GTCGGTTAGCACGATGCGTTCGCTGCCCTGTGGCTTATCATGCCAATGACAACTGTATGGCAGCAGGCAGCTTGGTGCTGGCAAACAACGGCTTCCTCTGTCCCAACCACTTCACCCCCCGCAAAGGCTGTAAGAATCATGAACACATCAATGTCAGCTGGTGCTTCGTATGCTCTGAAG GAGGCAGTCTGTTGTGCTGTGAGGCCTGCCCTGCTGCTTTCCATCGGGAATGTTTGAACATGGAGATGCCTCAGGGCAGCTGGTTCTGCAATGACTGCAAAGCAGGAAAGAGGCCTCGTATTAAGGACATATTGTGGGTTAAATGGGGACGTTACAG GTGGTGGCCTGCTGAAGTCTGCCTGGCCAAAGATGTCCCAAATAACATCTTGAGGATGAAGCACGAGGTAGGAGAGTTCCCAGTGCAGTTTTTTGGTTCCAGAGACTTTGTGTGGACGTACCAGGCCAGAGTCTTCCCCTACATGGAGGGCGACactcaaaacatagagaaaatgggCAAGGGTGCAGACGCTGTATACAAAAAGG CACTGACGGAAGCAGCGGAAAGGTTCAAAGAACTACAGACAGAGAGGGAAATGAAACAGCTTCAAGAGGACAGAAAGAACGACAAGAAACCACCCCCATACAGACATATTAAG GTTAACAGGCCAATTGGGAAGGTGCAGATCATCACAGCTGACTTGTCAGAAATACCACGCTGTAATTGCAAGGCGGTGGATGAGAACCCATGTGGCATCGATTCGGAGTGCATTAATCGCATGCTGATGTATGAGTGCCACCCTCAGGTGTGCGCAGCAGGGGAGCGGTGTCAGAACCAAGCGTTCACCAAGCGCGAGTACACAACTGTGGAGATTTTCAGGACCCTCTCCTGTGGGTGGGGTTTACGTGGTGTGGCTGACATCAAGAag GGAGCCTTTGTGAGTGAATATGTGGGAGAGGTGATAGATGAAGAAGAGTGTCGAGCCAGGATCAGACATGCCCAGGAGAATGACATCTGTAACTTTTACATGCTTACACTGGACAAG GACCGGATCATTGATGCCGGGCCCAAAGGGAACCAGGCTCGCTTCATGAATCACAGCTGCCAGCCCAACTGTGAGACTCAGAAGTGGACTGTGAATGGAGACACCAGGGTGGGGCTGTTTGCACTTCAGGATATCCCACAAG GTGTAGAGCTGACTTTCAACTACAACTTGGAGTGTCTTGGCAACGGGAAAACCGCCTGTAAATGTGGAGCGCCCAACTGCAGCGGTTTCCTCGGTGTCCGTCCAAAG AACCAGCCatcagcagagaaaactgaagctgaAGGAAGGAAAAGG GTCGGCATGAAGAAGAAGACCAAGCAAGAAGTGAAAAAGGAGAGAGAAGATGAGTGCTTTAGCTGTGGAGATGGAGGGCAGATAGTATCCTGTAAGAAGCCGGGTTGTCCCAAAGTCTACCACGCCGACTGTctcaacctggccaagaggcctGCAG GGCGATGGGAGTGTCCTTGGCACcagtgtgacatctgtggtaaaGAAGCAGCTTCGTTCTGTGAGATGTGCCCCAGCTCCTACTGTAAGGAACACCGTGAAGGGATGCTCTTCATCTCCAAGCTGGACGGGAAGCTGTCCTGTAGCGAACATGACCCCTGTGGGCCTGAACCACTGGAGCCAGGGGAGATTCGTGAATACGTGCCCAACATGACTGTGCCTCTCAATTCCTCACTGGTCCCAAACTCCAGAAGAGCCTCCTCGTCTACCCCCATCACTTGTCTCCAAGTTGTTCCGGCTAGACTGGAGCCCCCTCCTCGTCTTTACATCAACACAAAGACTGCTACCTCCAGCTTCATCCCCAGCAGCAAGTCCTACCTCAGAGACAGAACTGAGGAGAAACCATCCTCAAAAGATGAGAGAGAGGGACGGGGAGGGTGGGGTTGGAGGTGGATGTAG
- the LOC115426880 gene encoding UPF0461 protein C5orf24 homolog, with product MMHQVTSSSSSDYCMGGLSEDCHPDTHFDLCSTQSSKFYHSPANPGLQLSLAGLSTLPQSMHKVMTCQMQDTQNDFQPQTLRIRGSEAAGPDGTKKKKGIVKSGRRGRPSGTTKSAGYRTSTGRPLGTTRAAGFKTSPGRPLGTTKAAGYKVSPGRPPGSIKSLARLKRLEFGCDDPKKLDFSNCSSSKKLDFTGCDVPTFHYSMAEKRDLCDPSGKVDETSE from the coding sequence ATGATGCATCAAgttaccagcagcagcagcagtgactaTTGCATGGGTGGACTGTCAGAGGACTGTCATCCAGACACCCACTTTGATCTATGTAGCACACAATCCAGCAAGTTCTACCACTCTCCAGCAAACCCTGGCTTGCAGCTGTCTCTTGCTGGCCTGTCCACTTTGCCACAAAGCATGCACAAAGTCATGACATGCCAAATGCAAGACACCCAGAATGACTTCCAGCCTCAGACACTGAGAATCAGAGGCAGTGAAGCAGCAGGGCCCGATGgcacgaagaagaagaagggcaTAGTGAAGTCAGGCAGGAGAGGGAGGCCTTCAGGGACTACAAAGTCAGCTGGTTACCGTACAAGTACAGGACGTCCACTTGGGACCACTAGAGCAGCTGGGTTTAAAACAAGCCCCGGAAGGCCCCTTGGTACCACTAAAGCAGCAGGATATAAGGTCAGCCCCGGTAGGCCTCCTGGCAGCATAAAGAGTCTAGCTCGGCTCAAAAGGCTGGAGTTTGGATGTGACGACCCCAAGAAACTTGACTTTAGCAACTGTAGTAGTTCCAAGAAGCTGGACTTCACAGGTTGTGATGTTCCAACTTTTCACTACAGCATGGCAGAAAAAAGAGACCTGTGTGACCCCAGTGGGAAAGTGGATGAGACCAGCGAGTAG